The genomic interval GCGGTCGTCGGGGACCTGCTCGTTGGTCGTCGCCTTCCAGCTGCGGCTGGACCACCAGATCTTCGCCTGCCAGTCCGACGTGGTGTCGTCGGACTTGCCGGCGCTCTTGACGCCCTTGGCGAAGGTGCTGAAGTCCTGGTACTGCGTCCACTGGTCGTACGCCGTCCGCAGCGGCACCCCGACGTCGATGTACTCGATGATGACGGTCGGCTTGTTGCCGGACGACTTCTTGCGCTTGCCCTTGCCGCCGAGGTTCTTCAGGGCGCCCTTGACGTTGTCCTTGGCGCGCGTGGCGCCGAGTTCGACGGCGGTGCGCAGCGGGCCCTTGCCCTCGGCGAGCTTGCGGCCGCCGTCGGCGGCGAGCTTGGCGAAGCCCGGGCTGTTGCCCTCGGCGATGTCGTTGAGCTTGTTGGTGGTCTCGCCCAGCTTCTGGCCGACGCCGGTCAGCAGCCGGGTGGCCTGGGCCGCGAGGTAGTCCTGCAGCTCGCTCTTGAGCCGGTCCGCGGCCTCGCTGTGGGCCAGGTCGGACAGGGGGTTCTTCGTGGCGCCGTCCGCGCCGTCGCGTGCGGCGGACGTGGCCCGTCCCAGGGTCTCGGTCATCACTCACCGCCTCCCTTCGAACCGCGGGAACGGGTGCCGCCGCGGGAGGCGGACGCGCTCTTCTTCGCGGCCGTCTTCTTCGCGGCCGTCTTCTTCGCGGCGGTCTTCTTCGCCGGCGCCGCCTTCTTCGCCGGGGCGGCCTTGCGGGCCGGAGCCTTGCCGGTCGCCTTGCGCGCCCTCCGTCCGGTGTCCGGCTCGTCGTCCCCGCCGTCGGTGTCCTCGGCGCCGTCCGTGTCCTCGGCGTCCTCGGCGTCGCGGTCCCGCGAGCCGCCGGTGTCCTCGTCCTCCTCGTCCCGGTCCCCGGAGCCGTTCCCGGCCAGTCGGCCGCGCACGTCGGCGGTGCGGCCGTGCAGCCGGTCGGCGAGCGAGCTGATCTGCCGTTCGACCAGCGCGCCGGAGGCCGCCTTGCCGACGCCGCGCAGGTCACCGCGGAGCTGGTCGCCCAGCTCCTTGAACTGCGGGTTGTCGCGGAGCTGCTGCGACACCAGGTCGGCGACCGCGCGCGGGCTGAGGTTGAGCTTCTTGCCCGCCACCAGACCGCCGACGGCCAGCGCCATTTTCAGCTTCTTGGTCCGCCCGAGCAGATATCCGGCCCCGATGGCGAGGCCCATTCCCGTTCGATTCATTGGTGTGCCGTCCCGTCCCCAGTACCCGCGCCCGTGCGCGTCGCGATCTCCAGCCGGTCGAGGAGTGCGTCCTCCTGCTCGTCGAACTCCTCCTCGGTGATCTCCCCGGCCTCCAGCAGCTCCTCCAGCCGGGCCAGCTCGGCACGGATGGTCGCGGGGTCGTAGTAG from Streptomyces sp. DH-12 carries:
- a CDS encoding DNA primase; protein product: MNRTGMGLAIGAGYLLGRTKKLKMALAVGGLVAGKKLNLSPRAVADLVSQQLRDNPQFKELGDQLRGDLRGVGKAASGALVERQISSLADRLHGRTADVRGRLAGNGSGDRDEEDEDTGGSRDRDAEDAEDTDGAEDTDGGDDEPDTGRRARKATGKAPARKAAPAKKAAPAKKTAAKKTAAKKTAAKKSASASRGGTRSRGSKGGGE
- a CDS encoding gas vesicle protein GvpG — encoded protein: MGLISEVLLLPLAPARGGAWAIRQVLQEAERIYYDPATIRAELARLEELLEAGEITEEEFDEQEDALLDRLEIATRTGAGTGDGTAHQ